A window of Clostridium sp. Marseille-P299 contains these coding sequences:
- the nadC gene encoding carboxylating nicotinate-nucleotide diphosphorylase — MINDITMKLNMDPLILQALKEDIVDEDITTNSVMPKYQQGEVELICKQDGVIAGLEVFERVFLLLDSNTFVEFKCRDGEQVKKGDLLAIVRGDIRVLLSGERTALNYLQRMSGIATYTASIVKLLEGSKTKLLDTRKTTPNMRIFEKYAVRVGGGYNHRFNLSDGILLKDNHIGAAGGVKKAVAMAREYASFVRKIEVEVENLEMVQEALDAGADIIMLDNMTPEEMKKAVELIGNRAKTECSGNVTKENIKNLLDIGVDFISSGALTHSAPILDISLKNLHRII; from the coding sequence ATGATAAATGATATTACGATGAAATTAAATATGGATCCGTTAATTTTACAAGCACTGAAAGAAGATATTGTGGATGAAGATATTACGACAAATTCTGTGATGCCAAAATACCAACAAGGTGAAGTAGAACTAATTTGTAAACAAGACGGTGTAATAGCGGGTTTAGAGGTTTTTGAGAGAGTATTCTTATTGTTAGATAGCAATACTTTTGTTGAGTTTAAATGTAGGGATGGGGAGCAGGTGAAGAAAGGCGATTTATTAGCCATAGTTAGAGGTGATATTAGGGTTTTATTATCAGGGGAGAGAACCGCACTAAATTATTTACAAAGGATGAGTGGAATTGCAACATATACAGCTTCTATTGTGAAGCTATTAGAGGGAAGCAAGACGAAATTATTAGACACGAGAAAAACAACTCCCAATATGCGGATTTTTGAGAAATATGCCGTGAGAGTAGGGGGTGGGTACAACCATCGTTTTAACTTATCAGATGGTATTTTATTAAAAGATAATCACATTGGAGCAGCAGGAGGAGTAAAGAAAGCGGTTGCTATGGCAAGGGAATATGCTTCATTTGTACGTAAAATAGAAGTTGAAGTGGAAAATTTAGAAATGGTGCAAGAGGCATTAGATGCAGGTGCTGATATTATTATGCTTGATAATATGACACCAGAAGAAATGAAAAAAGCGGTAGAACTAATTGGCAATCGCGCTAAAACTGAATGTTCTGGAAATGTAACCAAGGAAAATATTAAGAACTTACTGGACATTGGAGTGGATTTTATCTCTAGCGGAGCTTTAACACATTCAGCACCGATTTTGGATATATCATTAAAGAATTTACATAGGATTATTTAA
- a CDS encoding L-aspartate oxidase, which produces MKRKADVVIVGSGVAGLFCALNLPKDKKIIIVTKSDVESSDSFLAQGGICVLKDEADYDSYFEDTMKAGHYENNKESVDVMIRSSQSVIEDLIDIGVEFNKKDGKLTFTKEGAHSAPRILYHKDITGKEITSKLLKQVQELKNVEIIEYFTMLDILTKGNRCFGIIGQDKEGGVHTIEAPFTVFACGGIGGIFDNTTNFSHLTGDALAIALNHNITLEHIDYIQIHPTTLYSTKPGRRFLISESVRGEGAILYNAKGERFVNELLPRDLLSKEIKKQMERDGKPYVWLSMETIDKDEIINHFPNIYKHCLEEGFDVTKECIPVVPSQHYFMGGIKVDLHSKTSMECLYAAGEISCNGVHGKNRLASNSLLESLVFAKRAAEDIAWEFLIRKPLSSRNDNEIADSEMRLCRRDEIEIAGSEKCFSGTHNNEIVGSDCYIESIDYEKYKNKDALLTEYKKMIIDEIKRVKQYE; this is translated from the coding sequence ATGAAGCGAAAAGCAGATGTTGTTATTGTAGGAAGTGGCGTTGCAGGTTTATTTTGTGCACTTAATTTACCAAAAGATAAAAAAATTATCATTGTAACGAAATCAGACGTTGAAAGTAGTGATTCATTTTTAGCCCAGGGAGGAATCTGTGTCTTAAAAGATGAAGCTGATTACGACAGTTATTTTGAAGATACAATGAAAGCTGGGCATTATGAAAATAATAAAGAATCCGTGGACGTTATGATTCGTTCTTCACAAAGTGTAATTGAAGATTTGATAGATATCGGAGTTGAGTTTAATAAGAAAGATGGGAAACTCACCTTTACCAAAGAGGGTGCTCATAGTGCACCAAGAATACTTTACCATAAAGATATTACAGGGAAAGAAATCACAAGTAAGTTACTAAAGCAGGTACAAGAATTAAAAAATGTTGAGATTATTGAGTATTTTACAATGTTAGATATTTTAACTAAAGGGAATCGCTGTTTTGGTATTATTGGTCAAGATAAAGAAGGGGGAGTTCATACAATAGAAGCTCCTTTCACAGTGTTTGCATGTGGTGGAATTGGCGGTATATTTGATAACACGACTAATTTTTCGCATCTAACGGGAGATGCTTTAGCCATTGCTCTTAACCATAATATTACGTTAGAACATATAGACTACATTCAGATACATCCTACAACGTTATATTCAACGAAACCTGGAAGAAGATTCTTAATATCGGAATCTGTTCGCGGGGAGGGAGCCATTTTATATAATGCCAAGGGTGAACGCTTTGTGAATGAATTGCTACCTAGGGATTTACTATCAAAAGAAATTAAAAAGCAAATGGAACGGGATGGGAAACCTTATGTTTGGCTTTCTATGGAAACAATAGATAAAGATGAAATTATCAATCACTTTCCAAACATTTATAAACACTGTTTAGAAGAAGGATTTGATGTAACGAAAGAATGTATACCCGTAGTACCAAGCCAGCATTATTTTATGGGCGGAATTAAAGTTGACTTACATAGTAAAACGAGTATGGAATGCTTATATGCAGCAGGGGAAATCAGTTGTAATGGTGTACATGGTAAGAATCGATTAGCAAGTAATTCATTACTGGAAAGTTTGGTTTTTGCAAAACGAGCGGCAGAAGATATAGCTTGGGAGTTCTTAATTAGGAAACCTTTGAGTAGTAGGAATGATAATGAGATAGCGGACAGTGAAATGCGCCTGTGTAGAAGAGATGAGATCGAGATAGCAGGTAGTGAAAAGTGTTTTAGTGGAACGCATAATAATGAAATAGTAGGTAGTGATTGTTATATTGAATCCATTGACTATGAAAAGTATAAAAACAAAGATGCATTGCTAACAGAATATAAGAAAATGATAATAGATGAAATAAAACGGGTGAAGCAATACGAATGA
- a CDS encoding GGDEF domain-containing protein yields the protein MIKKDSKKFKNRVWILVALISLISLLISKLVLIDFRDNIQKRSKKEAEATILSVSAQNVELINSRFTEKIETLRSISMHLSELKTCSQKELVDHLKHINKVLKFYNLGLTNQSGICLTTLDEKFQLNNYEYIQKGFKGEESFTESYLSEDGTMNLNILSVPVYQDGSIKYVLTATYRSLDYINLLSISSFEGNGSSIVLDKNGDIVADSVIDPTIDYNIFHDKDRVEEELSTMLDDMNNLLKGYVCYYYEGEKFIAYYEPLNFDDWYLVTYVPYKYISSNADEMSNITVKFVSSITMTVFFLMLLLGVTYIYYMKRLNNMIFVDDVTKKKNYNWLENFYTYDKMQQLKDKALLVIDIDNFKMINTKYGIHIGNKVLLEISKIFNEVLKNDSIYRDKNDIFVALIQYDSKEMIISKLKMYQKALDDVISAKILPYFHLSIGISMCSNYDTIELAYNDALIAISEIKGKYTEFYNFSKIEMRYTLEEKKEIEAEFKNAIKNNEFKIWYQPKYDSRDNSVIGAEALVRWQKPDGVIVSPAKFIPTYEENGQIIDLDMEVVRLTCKNISELKNKGIRVVPISINLSRYQVENPLFESTLSQIIHDYQIEPRDIVFEITETALSHNAEKLQEMIASIVNMGFKVHMDDFGMGASGLHTISKFDFVGIKIDKVFIDLIGQKKNDIVLEMIISLIRKLNLEVIAEGVEKEEQVKFLREKNCYIIQGYYFNKPLPEDKFNKLMVEEYN from the coding sequence ATGATTAAAAAAGATTCAAAGAAGTTTAAGAATCGAGTTTGGATACTGGTAGCACTAATTTCTTTGATTTCCCTACTTATAAGTAAGCTGGTGTTAATTGATTTTAGGGACAATATACAAAAGCGTAGTAAAAAAGAAGCGGAAGCCACTATATTAAGTGTTTCAGCTCAAAATGTAGAATTAATTAATAGCCGATTTACTGAAAAAATAGAGACTCTAAGATCCATTTCTATGCATCTAAGTGAGCTTAAAACATGTTCTCAAAAAGAATTGGTAGATCATTTAAAACATATAAATAAAGTTTTAAAATTTTACAATTTAGGCCTAACCAATCAAAGTGGAATTTGTTTAACTACATTAGATGAAAAGTTTCAACTAAATAATTACGAATATATCCAAAAGGGGTTTAAAGGAGAAGAGTCGTTTACAGAAAGTTATTTAAGTGAAGATGGAACTATGAATTTAAATATACTGTCTGTTCCTGTTTACCAAGATGGTTCTATAAAATATGTGCTTACAGCTACCTATCGTTCCCTTGACTATATTAATCTTCTTAGTATATCGTCATTTGAAGGTAACGGGAGCAGTATTGTATTGGATAAAAATGGAGATATTGTGGCGGACTCTGTAATAGATCCAACAATTGATTATAATATCTTTCATGATAAAGATCGAGTAGAAGAAGAACTTTCGACTATGTTAGATGATATGAATAATCTTTTAAAAGGATATGTCTGCTACTATTATGAGGGTGAAAAATTTATTGCTTATTATGAGCCGCTAAATTTTGATGATTGGTATCTAGTTACATATGTTCCTTATAAATATATTTCCAGCAATGCAGATGAAATGAGTAATATTACGGTAAAATTTGTTTCATCCATAACGATGACTGTCTTTTTTTTAATGTTACTTTTAGGTGTTACTTACATCTATTATATGAAACGCTTAAACAATATGATTTTTGTAGATGATGTAACAAAGAAAAAAAATTATAATTGGCTTGAAAATTTTTACACATATGATAAAATGCAACAGCTTAAGGATAAAGCATTGTTAGTCATAGATATTGATAATTTCAAAATGATAAATACAAAGTATGGAATACATATTGGTAATAAAGTGCTATTAGAAATATCAAAAATATTTAATGAGGTATTAAAAAATGATTCAATTTATAGAGATAAAAATGATATATTTGTTGCCCTCATTCAATATGATTCTAAAGAAATGATTATTTCTAAACTAAAAATGTATCAAAAAGCCCTTGATGATGTAATTAGTGCAAAGATATTACCATATTTTCATTTATCAATAGGCATTTCAATGTGTAGCAACTATGACACAATTGAATTAGCATATAATGATGCATTGATTGCAATAAGTGAAATAAAAGGTAAATATACGGAATTTTATAATTTCTCTAAAATTGAAATGCGTTATACTTTAGAGGAGAAAAAGGAAATAGAGGCCGAATTTAAAAATGCGATAAAAAATAATGAATTTAAGATATGGTATCAGCCTAAATATGATTCAAGAGATAATAGTGTAATTGGAGCTGAGGCATTAGTGCGCTGGCAAAAGCCAGATGGAGTAATAGTCTCTCCGGCCAAATTTATTCCAACCTATGAAGAAAATGGACAAATTATAGATTTGGACATGGAAGTCGTTCGACTTACTTGTAAGAACATTAGTGAACTAAAAAATAAAGGTATTAGGGTAGTACCAATATCCATTAACTTATCAAGATATCAAGTAGAAAATCCTTTATTTGAAAGTACTCTTAGTCAAATTATCCACGATTATCAAATTGAACCACGCGATATTGTTTTTGAGATAACAGAAACAGCTCTTTCTCATAATGCGGAGAAATTACAAGAAATGATAGCGTCTATTGTAAATATGGGGTTCAAAGTACATATGGACGATTTTGGTATGGGTGCATCTGGACTTCATACCATTAGTAAATTTGATTTTGTGGGAATAAAAATTGATAAAGTTTTTATTGATTTAATAGGACAAAAGAAAAACGATATAGTACTCGAAATGATTATATCATTAATTAGAAAGCTTAACCTCGAGGTAATTGCTGAAGGGGTTGAAAAAGAAGAACAGGTGAAGTTTCTTAGAGAAAAGAATTGTTATATTATTCAAGGTTATTACTTTAATAAACCATTACCTGAAGATAAATTTAATAAATTAATGGTTGAAGAATATAATTAA
- a CDS encoding glycosyl hydrolase family 18 protein, which translates to MGSLKMKHRRLISLLTVFVMLAMLVFVNTNATAQSTNELENLSVQKEYRLIGYYASWAGYARNYGIDKVDFSNLTHLNFAFANLKSDGTVVVGDPWIDCQITSLYPSAGFTWEDQSNNTAGHFGMLKKIKETYPNLKTLISIGGWTWSNNFSDVAADPVKREKMASSAVEFILKYGFDGIDIDWEYPVEGGNNIPHRPTDKQNYVELVKLIRQKLDAQSAIDGKTYLLTIASSANQNYVNNIDVTNMMKYLDWINLMTYDYHGGFDPQTNHNSPLYLNPKDTTGSIFSIEATVDAYINAGANPEDLNLGLPFYGRGWINVNATPETSLFHNGSAATSAGTDLGTWEGSSWDYWDIKTNYIGKRGYVRYWDDYAKCPYLYSEQTKVFITYDDEESLGYKLDYLKSRNLGGGMFWECSGDKEGELLEFTARSLGINNQVVTPTPIVTIAPTVSPSPTITPTPSVSLAPTPMVSPTPTPTINNIEPWNNTKIYVAGDKVTYNGSIYEAKWWTLGNIPGTEEWGPWKNIGVVRNNTASTILGTSFTPSEDANEILASENIQNETIPLWNSTTIYVAGDQAIYNGKVYEAKWWTLGDIPGTEDWKPWKFIRNVGEVTPTPTLTPSATPTPIPTISPTPTISPTPTVMPTPTITPMISPTVSPTPTPTIPSSDLPPYVLTGYWQNFNNGATSLKISDVPSTYNVICVAFAESTSTPGEVKFTLDSGLSTALGGYTEAQFISDIAAAKAKGQKVIISIGGEVGTVSVANDTQADIFANSVYNLMTKYGFDGVDIDLEHGISATYMEKALRSLYKKVGSDLIITMAPQTLDMQSTGYEYFKLALAIKDILTICNTQYYNSGAMLGYDGKVYSQGNADFLTALATIQLENGLRPDQVGLGLPASIKGAGSGYIDPSIVTSAFKSLVTGSKAGNFVAPNTYPTLRGIMTWSINWDAQNNYKFSNAVAACFDELN; encoded by the coding sequence ATGGGAAGTTTAAAAATGAAACACAGAAGATTAATTAGTTTACTTACAGTATTTGTTATGCTTGCTATGTTAGTATTTGTGAATACAAATGCAACAGCGCAAAGTACAAATGAATTGGAAAACTTATCAGTTCAAAAAGAGTATCGGTTAATTGGGTATTATGCATCGTGGGCTGGTTATGCGAGAAATTATGGGATTGATAAAGTGGATTTTTCAAATTTGACACATTTAAATTTTGCTTTTGCAAATTTAAAATCCGATGGAACTGTAGTTGTAGGTGATCCTTGGATAGATTGTCAGATTACATCCCTATATCCAAGTGCAGGTTTTACCTGGGAAGATCAAAGCAATAATACGGCTGGACATTTTGGTATGTTAAAAAAGATCAAAGAAACGTATCCAAATCTTAAGACTTTGATTTCTATTGGTGGATGGACTTGGTCTAACAATTTTTCAGACGTTGCCGCAGATCCTGTAAAACGCGAGAAGATGGCGAGTTCCGCAGTTGAATTCATTTTAAAGTACGGATTCGATGGCATTGATATCGATTGGGAATATCCAGTGGAGGGTGGAAATAATATACCTCATAGACCAACTGATAAACAAAACTACGTAGAATTAGTAAAATTAATTCGACAAAAGCTCGATGCACAAAGTGCAATTGATGGAAAAACATATCTGTTAACGATTGCATCATCCGCAAATCAGAATTATGTGAATAATATTGATGTTACTAATATGATGAAGTATTTAGATTGGATTAACCTTATGACTTATGATTATCATGGCGGTTTTGATCCACAGACAAATCACAATTCTCCATTGTATTTAAATCCAAAGGATACAACAGGTTCTATCTTTAGCATCGAAGCAACAGTGGATGCTTATATTAATGCAGGAGCGAATCCAGAGGATTTAAACTTGGGACTACCTTTTTATGGACGAGGATGGATTAATGTAAATGCAACTCCAGAGACAAGTCTTTTTCATAATGGAAGTGCAGCTACTTCGGCTGGTACTGATTTAGGAACATGGGAAGGCTCTTCTTGGGATTACTGGGATATAAAAACAAATTATATTGGAAAGAGAGGATATGTAAGGTATTGGGATGACTATGCAAAATGTCCTTATCTATACAGTGAGCAAACAAAAGTGTTTATTACATATGATGATGAAGAGTCACTAGGGTATAAATTAGATTATTTAAAGAGCAGAAATCTTGGTGGTGGTATGTTCTGGGAGTGTAGTGGAGATAAAGAAGGAGAATTACTTGAATTTACTGCAAGATCTTTAGGTATTAATAATCAAGTTGTGACGCCGACTCCAATTGTTACAATAGCGCCAACAGTATCGCCGTCACCTACGATAACACCAACACCATCTGTTTCTTTAGCACCAACGCCGATGGTATCGCCAACTCCAACACCAACTATAAATAATATAGAACCTTGGAATAATACAAAAATTTATGTGGCTGGAGATAAGGTAACTTATAATGGAAGTATTTATGAGGCAAAGTGGTGGACACTTGGAAATATACCAGGAACAGAAGAGTGGGGACCATGGAAAAATATTGGAGTAGTTAGAAATAATACCGCTTCTACAATACTTGGTACATCGTTTACTCCGTCAGAAGATGCAAATGAAATATTAGCATCAGAAAATATACAAAATGAAACAATACCATTATGGAATAGTACTACAATATATGTAGCTGGCGATCAAGCTATATATAATGGAAAAGTATATGAGGCAAAATGGTGGACACTTGGAGACATACCAGGAACTGAGGATTGGAAGCCATGGAAGTTTATTCGTAATGTGGGGGAGGTTACACCTACGCCAACGTTAACTCCGTCGGCTACACCGACACCAATCCCTACAATATCACCAACACCAACGATATCGCCTACACCAACGGTTATGCCAACACCTACGATCACACCGATGATAAGTCCAACTGTATCACCAACGCCAACACCTACAATACCTTCTTCGGATTTACCACCTTACGTTTTAACAGGATATTGGCAAAACTTTAATAATGGAGCAACAAGCTTAAAAATAAGTGATGTACCATCAACATATAATGTTATTTGTGTTGCATTTGCTGAATCCACCTCAACACCTGGAGAAGTGAAATTCACCTTAGATTCAGGATTAAGTACAGCTTTAGGTGGTTATACAGAAGCCCAGTTTATTAGTGACATTGCAGCAGCAAAAGCAAAAGGTCAGAAGGTTATTATATCCATTGGTGGAGAAGTTGGTACAGTTAGTGTAGCGAATGATACACAAGCAGATATTTTTGCAAATAGTGTATATAACTTAATGACAAAGTATGGATTTGATGGTGTAGATATTGATCTAGAACACGGAATTAGTGCGACATATATGGAGAAAGCGCTACGTTCACTGTATAAAAAAGTGGGCTCAGATTTAATTATTACTATGGCACCTCAAACTTTAGATATGCAATCTACGGGATATGAATATTTTAAATTAGCATTGGCGATAAAAGATATACTTACAATATGTAATACACAGTACTACAATTCAGGTGCAATGTTGGGGTATGATGGAAAAGTGTACTCTCAAGGTAATGCTGATTTTTTAACAGCACTTGCAACAATACAGCTGGAAAATGGATTAAGACCGGATCAGGTAGGACTTGGACTCCCAGCATCCATTAAAGGAGCAGGAAGCGGTTATATTGATCCTTCTATTGTAACTTCGGCATTTAAATCGCTAGTTACTGGTTCAAAAGCGGGCAACTTTGTAGCTCCTAATACATATCCAACCTTACGTGGAATTATGACATGGTCGATTAACTGGGATGCTCAAAATAATTATAAGTTCTCGAATGCAGTTGCTGCATGTTTTGATGAATTAAATTGA
- a CDS encoding polysaccharide deacetylase family protein translates to MTFEIDKEKLMRFIKSGIIVLSAILLIAAGVHFVPKAVQTISNSKRELPIYCVGTDKKQVALSFDAAWGNEDTATILEILAKHNVKVTFFMTGGWIEKYPDDVKAIAAAGHDLGNHSENHKQMSKLSKEECIAELKKPHDKVKELTGKDMTLFRPPYGDYNNTLIAAAKETGYYTIQWDVDSLDWKDYGVDSIINMVVNNKHLGNGSIILCHNGAKFTADALEKMITGLQKKGYEIVPISQLIYTDNYHIDHEGRQIKE, encoded by the coding sequence ATGACCTTTGAAATTGATAAGGAAAAACTAATGAGGTTCATAAAATCTGGTATTATTGTATTATCAGCAATTCTCTTAATTGCAGCAGGAGTTCATTTCGTACCTAAGGCGGTACAGACGATATCAAATAGTAAAAGAGAGTTGCCAATTTACTGTGTAGGAACGGATAAGAAGCAAGTTGCACTTTCATTTGATGCTGCGTGGGGGAATGAAGATACCGCAACGATTTTAGAAATTTTAGCTAAGCACAACGTTAAGGTTACATTTTTTATGACTGGCGGATGGATTGAAAAATACCCTGACGATGTAAAGGCTATTGCGGCAGCAGGTCATGACCTTGGTAATCATAGTGAAAATCATAAGCAAATGTCGAAGCTTTCAAAAGAAGAATGCATTGCGGAACTTAAAAAGCCTCATGATAAAGTAAAAGAGTTGACGGGGAAGGATATGACATTATTTAGACCACCGTATGGAGATTATAATAATACTTTAATTGCGGCTGCAAAGGAAACAGGTTATTATACGATTCAATGGGATGTTGATAGTTTAGACTGGAAAGATTATGGAGTGGATTCTATTATTAATATGGTGGTAAATAACAAGCACCTGGGAAATGGATCGATTATTTTATGCCATAATGGAGCTAAGTTTACCGCAGATGCTCTTGAGAAAATGATTACTGGGTTACAGAAGAAAGGGTATGAAATTGTTCCTATTTCTCAATTAATCTATACGGATAATTATCATATAGATCATGAAGGAAGACAAATTAAAGAGTGA
- a CDS encoding sensor domain-containing diguanylate cyclase has product MLDLHIDERVKNILNKIHAGVLYCKNDDHSTILYANDYFYTIVGYSKEEVETLFGNRFADMVIDDVSEILVDVAAAIEKGENLDFEYRMRRKDGTIIYIHDTACYDEEYNCFYITIMDVTAMKSIENEREKLNTYLEYLPNKIVITDPDTNIVYKNREAEECVYYNKNSETLPDLIKPYIIGMDTTYLLEDLKQGGRIQYETRFREGNEFIGHDKNYIVPIRDKNNNILNYMQVSENLLTNSDNLTNFPTRAIFQDYYNHLLERKKDFCAFLGIVDIDNFKMINDTYGHLTGDQAIKLTAYRLTQFLGKEDYICRYGGDEFLLLILGDNEEELISRFSRLMDLTRIPVHLNYNQFYLTYSIGFASSNGERLSYTKMMQNADEALYQVKVRGKRNIMLHHGNN; this is encoded by the coding sequence ATGTTAGATTTGCATATTGATGAAAGAGTTAAAAATATTTTAAATAAAATTCATGCAGGAGTTCTTTATTGTAAAAATGATGACCATTCTACGATCCTGTATGCGAATGATTATTTTTATACAATTGTTGGGTATAGCAAAGAAGAAGTAGAGACTCTCTTTGGAAATCGTTTTGCGGACATGGTAATTGATGATGTTTCTGAAATTTTAGTTGATGTTGCCGCAGCGATTGAAAAAGGTGAAAATCTGGATTTTGAATATCGTATGCGCAGAAAAGACGGAACAATAATATATATTCATGATACAGCATGTTATGATGAAGAATATAATTGCTTTTATATAACGATTATGGATGTAACTGCAATGAAGAGTATTGAAAATGAAAGAGAAAAATTAAATACTTATTTGGAATACCTACCGAATAAAATTGTAATCACTGATCCGGATACCAACATTGTTTATAAGAATCGAGAGGCTGAGGAATGTGTGTATTATAATAAAAATTCAGAGACTCTACCGGACTTGATAAAACCTTATATTATTGGAATGGATACTACTTATTTGCTTGAGGATCTGAAACAAGGTGGTAGGATTCAGTATGAAACTAGATTTAGAGAAGGAAATGAGTTTATTGGGCATGATAAAAATTATATTGTGCCAATTCGAGATAAAAATAATAATATTTTAAACTATATGCAGGTGAGTGAAAATCTACTTACAAATTCAGATAATCTTACAAACTTTCCTACAAGAGCAATATTTCAAGATTACTATAATCATCTTCTAGAACGTAAAAAAGATTTTTGTGCATTTCTAGGGATTGTAGATATTGATAATTTTAAGATGATTAATGATACATATGGGCATCTGACTGGTGATCAAGCAATTAAACTGACAGCATATCGGTTAACTCAGTTTCTTGGAAAGGAAGATTATATCTGCCGTTACGGTGGGGATGAATTTCTTCTTCTAATATTAGGAGATAATGAAGAGGAACTTATAAGCAGATTCTCTAGACTAATGGACTTAACCCGAATTCCAGTGCATTTAAATTACAATCAATTCTATCTTACTTATAGTATTGGATTTGCATCGTCCAATGGGGAAAGACTTTCATATACAAAAATGATGCAAAATGCAGATGAAGCTTTATATCAAGTGAAGGTCAGGGGAAAACGAAATATTATGTTGCATCATGGGAATAATTGA
- a CDS encoding SEC-C metal-binding domain-containing protein translates to MKSYQSDNIKLRDIYFDYTKQGLVTIAKIHKLPRVTTYKKQELIDVLSEYVLQKEIMERYFALMDDDEINAFQSIINGKGEDVDYDLAFHLLEGGYLGSEFEFVVPKDVENAYETFNNKEFHKKRNYIGGIWEYCETSRILYGVVPLDIIVKAYNQNEKSQITIEDLLDATTQFPSNRVHFVLKDNLLISSDIVDDDDYIELQKLQGDKPYYLPNKEEVKMYSRAGYSPMDIYVFNVINFLNEIVGLSEEEACMITFDIQEEIRNDCRMQDIFDLLSENDIYFTNDNQMQQFTPLIKELWNNTRMLLNRGYTPTEFAEIIEQKEKRFPLANNVESNVNSNVIDFTQAKKNKIYPNSPCPCNSGLKYKHCCGKNN, encoded by the coding sequence ATGAAATCATATCAATCAGACAATATAAAATTGAGAGATATTTATTTTGACTATACAAAACAAGGACTTGTCACCATTGCTAAAATACACAAATTACCTCGTGTAACAACATACAAGAAACAAGAGTTAATCGACGTACTTTCTGAATATGTTTTACAAAAGGAAATAATGGAACGTTATTTTGCCCTTATGGATGACGATGAAATTAATGCATTTCAATCAATAATTAACGGCAAAGGTGAGGATGTTGATTATGATCTAGCATTTCACTTATTAGAAGGTGGATATCTAGGTAGCGAATTTGAATTTGTAGTACCAAAGGACGTGGAGAACGCATATGAAACTTTTAATAATAAGGAGTTTCATAAAAAGAGAAATTATATTGGAGGCATTTGGGAGTACTGCGAAACATCTAGAATACTTTACGGAGTTGTACCGTTAGATATAATTGTAAAAGCTTATAATCAGAATGAAAAGAGTCAGATTACGATAGAAGATTTATTAGATGCCACCACACAGTTTCCATCCAACCGAGTACATTTTGTCTTAAAAGATAATTTATTAATATCAAGTGACATTGTAGATGACGATGATTATATAGAACTTCAGAAATTACAAGGAGACAAGCCTTATTATTTACCAAATAAAGAAGAAGTGAAAATGTATTCAAGAGCTGGATACTCACCAATGGATATTTATGTTTTTAACGTGATAAATTTTCTTAATGAAATAGTTGGGTTAAGCGAAGAAGAAGCATGTATGATAACTTTTGATATTCAAGAAGAGATTAGAAATGATTGTCGTATGCAAGATATTTTTGATTTATTATCTGAAAATGATATTTATTTTACGAACGATAACCAAATGCAGCAGTTTACTCCATTAATTAAAGAGTTATGGAATAATACAAGAATGCTTTTAAATAGAGGTTATACACCTACCGAATTTGCTGAGATAATAGAGCAAAAGGAAAAACGCTTCCCTCTTGCAAATAATGTGGAATCTAATGTTAACTCTAATGTTATTGATTTTACACAAGCAAAGAAAAATAAAATTTATCCTAATTCACCATGCCCTTGTAATAGTGGATTGAAATATAAGCATTGCTGTGGCAAAAATAATTAA